Sequence from the uncultured Flavobacterium sp. genome:
AGTGCCATTTTAACCGTATTAGCTTTTGGTTTATTACTTCCCGTATTTGGATCTTTTGCTAAAAAAAATGCCTGGATAATGGTATTCTTTGCAGCTTCTATAGCTTTCTTTGTTTACGCAGGATATCATTCCGGTTATGAACACGGAAAAGCAAAATCAAACAGTTTATTATACGTTTATAATGGGAATACAAACTCAGCAATCTGGACGACTTATGACGTGAATCTAGACGATTGGACTAAAAGCTATTTGGGCGAAAAAAATCAAAAAGCAGTTGGCTTAAACAACTTGCCAATATCCAGCAAATACAATTCAGGATTTACTTATAGTGCAATTGCGCCGGTTGTCGAAATACCAAAACCAACAATTACATTTTTACAAGACAGCGTTGTTGGAAATAACAGATTCTTAAAAATAAAAATTACGCCAAACCGAAAAGTAAATCGATACGACATCTACGCAAATCCTAAAATGAGGTTTTTCAATTTTAAAGCAAATGGCGTTTCAACTTTTGGACAAAAAGGAAATGAATTAGAGCGAGAAGGAATGCGTCTTATTTCTTATTATGTTGTAGGCAATGAACCTCTTGTGATGGAATTCTACATTAACAAATCGTCTATTTTTGATATGGATTTAATCGAAAGCTCTTTTGATTTAATGACAAATCCATTACTTAAGGTAAAACCTAGAAGCGACTGGATGATGCCAACACCTTTCGTCTTGAACGATGCCGTATTAATTCAGGAGAAAATAAAAAAATATACAGCGCCAGTACCAACTATACCAGCCGCAACAGTATTAAAAGATAGTACTGTTATTGCAAAAGACAGCTTAAAACCGATTGTAAAACCACAATAAAATACTTGTTATGGCAACAAATATTTCAACAATCTATCTTAATGCTCCAATAGAAAAAGTTTGGAATGCATTGACAAAGCCTGAATTAGTCAAACAATGGCAATATGGAAGTGATTTGATTACAGATTGGAAAATTGGTAAAGAAATCAGATTTAGAAACGAATGGGAAGGTCAGGTTTTTGAACAATGGGGAACCGTTTTGGATGTTATTCCGAATCAGAAAATTAAATATTCCCTATTTTTTCCAAGACCGGAACTAGAAGATAAGCCGGAGAATTATTTTATAATGAGTTATATTCTATCTGAAGAAAATCAGAAAACAAAACTTGAAATCCTTCAGGAAGACAATCGTCCCGGCGCTGTTCAGGAAGAACTACAAGGCGAAGAAAATCCAATTCTTCAAAGTCTGAAAGCTTTAATAGAAGCTTAAAAAAAGGTACAAAGGTACAGAGGCACAAAGTTGCAAAAGCACAAAGGTTAAAAAAAGCACTATTTTTATAGTGCTTTTTGTTTTTCAGAATACCTCGAAAAACCTTTGAACCTTTGCAACTTTGAACCTTTGAACCTTTGTACCTAAAAAAAACTAACAAGCACATTCGATTTTCAAACCTGCTTTTACACCATTTGTTCCTTCGGTGGCATAACCGTCAAACTTCCACCACTCTATTCCGCCAATTAGTTCTTTTACCTTAAAACCAAGTTTAGCCATATTTAATGCACCTCTTGTCGAAGCATTACAACCAATTCCGTCGCAATACGTCACATACAAAACGTCTTTATCCAAGTGACTTGTGCTTTCGATCGTCATTTGGCGATGAGGAATATTAATCGCAGTTGGAATATGTTCTGCCTCAAAACCAAAAGCTTTTCTGGTATCAATAACAATTACTTTTTCTCCATTATTCAAAGCATCAAATAAATCAGAAGGATCCATTTCGAAGGCTAATTTGTTTTCATAATGTTTAATTTGTGCTTCCATTTTTTTATAGTTTTAATGATTTTGTTTTTCCAAAAGTAATTCAGTAACACTTTCCATAAAAACGAAAAGAATTCATCACTTTGATTACTTTTTTTCATAGAAAAGCCACTCTAAAATTTCGTTTCTTTGTATACAAATTCTCAAAAATGGAAATCCGTCATTTAAAATTAATAAAAGCAATTGTCGAAGAAGGAAGCATTACCAAAGCAATTGACAAATTGTATTTGACACAATCGGCGTTGAGTCACCAACTCAAAGAAGCTGAATATCAATTGGGAACTCCTATTTTTCTGAGAACAAACAAAAAGCTGGTTTTGACCAAAGCTGGCGAGAAAATCTATGATCTTGCCAACGAAATTTTGGACAAACTTTCTCAAACCGAATCCCAAATCAAACAAATGGTTTATGGCGAACACGGCGAAATCAGAATTAGCACAGAATGTTATTCGAGTTATCACTGGCTTCCTCCGGTTTTAAAACAATTCCACAATTTGTACCCAAATGTAGAATTGAAAATTGTAACCGAAGCCACTCATATTCCAATACAAAAATTATTAGAAAATACGATCGATATTGCGATTATCAGTGATCAGATCAAAGACAATAATATCAAATATATTGAGCTTTTTCAAGATGAAGT
This genomic interval carries:
- a CDS encoding SRPBCC family protein, which gives rise to MATNISTIYLNAPIEKVWNALTKPELVKQWQYGSDLITDWKIGKEIRFRNEWEGQVFEQWGTVLDVIPNQKIKYSLFFPRPELEDKPENYFIMSYILSEENQKTKLEILQEDNRPGAVQEELQGEENPILQSLKALIEA
- a CDS encoding rhodanese-like domain-containing protein, with amino-acid sequence MEAQIKHYENKLAFEMDPSDLFDALNNGEKVIVIDTRKAFGFEAEHIPTAINIPHRQMTIESTSHLDKDVLYVTYCDGIGCNASTRGALNMAKLGFKVKELIGGIEWWKFDGYATEGTNGVKAGLKIECAC
- a CDS encoding LysR family transcriptional regulator, yielding MEIRHLKLIKAIVEEGSITKAIDKLYLTQSALSHQLKEAEYQLGTPIFLRTNKKLVLTKAGEKIYDLANEILDKLSQTESQIKQMVYGEHGEIRISTECYSSYHWLPPVLKQFHNLYPNVELKIVTEATHIPIQKLLENTIDIAIISDQIKDNNIKYIELFQDEVVMAVSENHAWADKKYVVAEDFINEHLLIHSLPMETVTIHQFLLAPAKVTPKKITPLPLTEASLEMVKADMGVMSMAKWALLPHLKNNPIKAVKIGKNGLKRKHFIAIRENEQYPDYFHHFITFLQNEINLQWNIQ